The genomic DNA GAGCGAAAATCTGCGGCAAGGAGATATTGGATTGCCCTCTCTTTCCGCGCTTAATAAGGATCAGTCACTGAACGTCTGTTTTCAGTGTCATGCCGTGAAGGACGTTTTGAGAGACGGCTATCTCCCCGGGATGGAGCTGGAGCGCTACTACTCCCTGAAGCTGCCGATCCTGGGCAACAATCCCTATCTCCCTGATGGACGGGTAGCCTCATTTGCCTATCAGCAGAATCATCTCTTCAGCGACTGCTACCTGAGCGGCTCCATGACGTGCGTTGACTGTCACGATCCTCATTCGCAGGACTACCGCGACATCAATGGGAATCGGCTTGATGGAAGATTCGACGACCGTCAGTGCACAGGATGCCATGCGGGGAAGAGAGCGTCTCCCGAAGACCACAGCCATCACGCGCCCGATTCACCGGCGAGCCGTTGCACTTCGTGCCACATGCCTTTTTTGCAGCACCGCGGCATCGGCGGGCAGCTTAAATTTGCCCGTTCTGACCACACCATATCCATCCCGCGGCCGAAGTTTGATGCTATGCTCGGTATCCATAATGCGTGCGGACAGTGTCATGCCGATAAGAGTGCCGACTGGCTGCAGGCGAAGATGGAGGCGTGGTACGGTGAACTGAAGCCTCGCAACAACAGCGTAGAAGGAATCCTGAAGGTGAGAACAGAACATGACCGTAGCGAGGCGGCAGAACTGCTGCTGCACCACGACTCGCAACATCCTGCGGCACAGGTGATGGGGCTGGTTCTGTTCGTCAACAATTTCCTCTCCCCGGACTTGGAGTCCCTCGAACCGGAAATCATAGAAGAGTTGAAGATGCTCTCCACCAGCGGCGATCTCGACGTCAAAGCTCTTTCTCTCGCAACACTACACTACTGTTGCGGCGCAGATTCGTCCATCCGGCAGTTCCTTGAGGAAAAACTGGGAGGCGCGGCCGACGATGAACTTCCGCTGCGGATGCGGTGGACAATTGCTCTCGATGATCTCGGTTCACTCCACTCAGAGGCGGGAGAGACTGATTTCGCTATTACTGTTCACAGGAGGGCACTGGAAGTATCCTTGGACGATCCAACCGCTTGGTTCCATCTCGGCAGAGATTATGAGCGTGAGGGGAGCTGGCGTCTGGCCGAAGCTTGTTACGGGAAAGCCAGTGAGACTAGAGCGACCGATTGACAGGTTATACTCGGTTGGAGCTGGTTCTCATTGAACACGGACGCGGGACGGTTGCAAGTGGCGCAGTCAGAAACCACTGAAATATGACTCCGGGAATAGAGAGGTCAAACAGCTATT from Candidatus Neomarinimicrobiota bacterium includes the following:
- a CDS encoding multiheme c-type cytochrome, which encodes MTLWRTICFKEFPPLAVAGLAVLFLVTLFLVFFLKSDSEGETPLQQETSASLEELGIIPFPPVRSIEEESRITFDDFAGENECRECHEDEYNSWQKSTHGNAGGEPSPERIIGQFDGKPLQFKDAEVVPSVTGEGEYRFTVRQTGQAEKVLTVDAVIGGGHMIGGGTQSYFSKFPDGTLRMLPLDFIRDENIWFVQLKKGDVWTHVNREIALSDLTHWPPFRILGTHSDFSNCQNCHGSQIQVAYDASAARVETRFTTLAINCESCHGPGRRHVELARSENLRQGDIGLPSLSALNKDQSLNVCFQCHAVKDVLRDGYLPGMELERYYSLKLPILGNNPYLPDGRVASFAYQQNHLFSDCYLSGSMTCVDCHDPHSQDYRDINGNRLDGRFDDRQCTGCHAGKRASPEDHSHHAPDSPASRCTSCHMPFLQHRGIGGQLKFARSDHTISIPRPKFDAMLGIHNACGQCHADKSADWLQAKMEAWYGELKPRNNSVEGILKVRTEHDRSEAAELLLHHDSQHPAAQVMGLVLFVNNFLSPDLESLEPEIIEELKMLSTSGDLDVKALSLATLHYCCGADSSIRQFLEEKLGGAADDELPLRMRWTIALDDLGSLHSEAGETDFAITVHRRALEVSLDDPTAWFHLGRDYEREGSWRLAEACYGKASETRATD